One Sporomusaceae bacterium ACPt DNA window includes the following coding sequences:
- the panS gene encoding Pantothenate precursors transporter PanS, translating to MTLLERIIKFFGDYFAALVILAAALAFFNPAPFKVTAPYIPQLLGLVMLGMGLTLTRNDFAAVFERPRDVFVGVLLQFLIMPIVGYIIAGTMGINPELAAGFILVGCVPSGTASNVMTYLAKGDVALSVTVSSITTLVAPFITPYLFLALGGQYIPVNATALLIDILKIVLIPIIAGVVLRHLFGSVVQKLIKIVPLISVVAIIAIVAAVVAASAQRLASMAGIVIIGVMLHNLLGYLIAYLVANKLCGMSDYKSRAISFEVGMQNSGLGAALAMVHLSPVAALPSAVFSVWHNISGPMLAAWWSKRLPVEAGQAGMPSSR from the coding sequence ATGACACTTTTGGAGAGAATAATTAAGTTTTTTGGTGATTATTTTGCCGCTCTGGTCATTTTAGCGGCAGCACTTGCTTTCTTTAATCCCGCCCCTTTCAAAGTTACCGCTCCGTATATTCCCCAACTGCTTGGCCTTGTTATGCTTGGCATGGGTTTAACACTGACCAGGAATGATTTTGCCGCTGTGTTTGAACGTCCACGGGATGTGTTTGTTGGTGTTCTCTTGCAGTTTCTCATCATGCCTATTGTGGGATATATTATAGCGGGAACAATGGGAATCAATCCTGAATTGGCCGCCGGCTTCATACTGGTAGGCTGCGTGCCGAGCGGTACCGCGTCCAACGTTATGACTTATCTGGCCAAAGGTGATGTGGCTTTGTCCGTTACTGTCAGCTCAATTACTACCCTGGTCGCACCCTTTATTACACCTTATCTGTTCCTGGCCTTAGGCGGTCAATATATTCCTGTTAATGCAACAGCACTTTTAATTGATATTCTGAAGATTGTTTTAATTCCCATCATTGCCGGGGTAGTTTTACGGCATTTATTTGGCTCAGTGGTGCAGAAACTGATCAAAATCGTTCCTCTCATCTCAGTAGTTGCCATTATTGCCATTGTTGCCGCAGTAGTAGCGGCAAGTGCCCAGCGGCTGGCTTCCATGGCCGGAATCGTGATTATCGGCGTCATGCTGCATAATCTGCTTGGTTACCTAATTGCTTATCTGGTGGCAAACAAACTCTGCGGAATGAGCGACTATAAATCCCGGGCCATATCTTTCGAGGTTGGTATGCAAAACTCCGGCTTAGGCGCGGCACTGGCAATGGTCCACCTGTCACCGGTCGCCGCCTTGCCAAGTGCAGTGTTTAGTGTTTGGCATAACATATCTGGCCCCATGCTTGCCGCATGGTGGTCGAAGCGCCTGCCTGTTGAAGCCGGTCAAGCAGGAATGCCGTCATCACGTTAG